The DNA window TATTTTAACCAGTTTTAGAATATTTTTCTCCCACTCAGACAATAGCTCTTTCCAATGTTGAACACATTATAAAGTAACTGAccaacatgttttcttcctgtAGACCCCAAGTGAGTTTGAAAGTGGGACTGGCATCCAGGTCAAGGAGTGGGCCAGTGACATTGGAAGCCTGAATGACCTGATCACAGTAAGTCATCCATTTCATTACTAAAGAAAGAATTAGTACCAAGTGTCTCTGCTGTTGAGAGACATGAAGTAGTTAAACTGTCACCTACTTTGTTTTAAATCCAGCTTCACCCAGTGCTGAATGGATCCATTGAGCTCCAGGACAGGAGAGCGTTCGTTAGTCTGCTCAAAGGCCTCCTTCAGATTGACCCCAGGAGGAGGCTAACGCCACAGAGGGGTCTCTCACACCCCTTTCTTACCATGGTCCACCTGATGGATAACATGGAAAGCCCATAGTAAGTAACTGGTTTCAGTCGTAGATGTATTAAGGGAATGAGTTGTTGATTGATTGTTCACTGACTAATCTGCtgatatgtgtttttttcagtgtaatGCATTGTCTGGACAGCATGGGGGTCTTAGACTTGGACGACTACGATGATGAGGAAGACTTTTGCTCAGATGTTGTGGCTGAGGAAGACCCCTGGGTGGAGGAGGCTTCAGTCGTCCCACAGTCAGAGGACAcaggctcagctcctcctcactccaGTGTCAGGGTTGAAGAGCTGGACCCCCCATGTGATGAGACTGCAGCTACTGGCTCATCAGATGTTGTGGCTGAGGAAGACCCCTGGGTGGAGGAGGCTTCAGTTGTACCACACTCAGAGGACAcaggctcagctcctcctcactccaGTGTCAGGGTTGAAGAGCTGGACCTCCCATGTGATGAGACTGCAGCTGAGAGCCAACAATTACCTGATGCAGCTCAAGAGACACAGCTCTGTGAAGACACTCGTCCTGCCAGAGTCAGCAgactgaagaggatgaggaagttTTTTGGCAGAATTGTTAAGAGAGTGAAGAGATTGTTCAGATGAACGTGGATGAAGGACATGTggaaatttatttttatttttataaattgaaaaaaagtgaataaaaagtgttaataaataaataaaagtgttaactaacattttcttgttttgttgtttaacCAGTtactttaaaaacttaaaatgcacATGTAATAATATTGAAAAGAagaagcaaaattaaaaatccTTATACAGTTACCAtcagatgtgtttatttctaaacTGCCCCACATCATCAAGATGACCCTGAAACTTTGTGCattgccatctagtggttgTTACATTCGgccacaaaaacatgttcagaGTTAGAatttattgcaaaataaatgtaaaaggaaaataagatgCAGTTGCTTCAGTTTTTCACCAGGCTGAGGCTGAAGTCAAAGACGGTATCTGCTGTAACCCGCTTTCTCCTCCCAACCATGCACCATGCCCACCAACTTATAGAGGTGCCCTCCTCACCATTTCACAAacgataattattattatttcaattagAGAGATGACTATGACTCTGACAGCAAATCCTAATGTAGACTTCACAAATGGTTCACTTGTGTGTATAGTGGTCAAGTTTAAGAATTGACAGAGTAGTACATTAAACATCAATTAACTGTGTATGACTACTTTAAGTGTAGCACTACCTAACCAGGTACATTCACTTTATTAATACTGAGTGAGCTTTGATAAACATTAGCAAACTGTCAGATGTGAAATATTATAGGTAGCTGTGCTTGCTAGCTACCAGCAACAATACCTATTTAACACAACACTaccacaaacaatacaaacattttaataacaacAAGCTTTCCTGAGAAGAAGAATACTAATAAGAATACTAACAGGCTTCCCCTGTCACATATGATTAGTCTCCAAGTGCTCTGCATGCAGCATGACAACAGGGAACAGTGTCTTTCGTATTCATATTGTCCAACTAAGGCTGGGTATCGCCACTGATTTCCCACATCAGATATATTCACAAGGTCTCGATTCAGTGAAATTTCAGATTGGATTCAATATCAATTTATTTCAGGATGTTTCATTGTACAATACCAATTTAGCTTGGATATGAAAGAAGAACTAAAGTTGTAAATAGTGCAAGGAAACCTCGAACTTGgtgcaaaattaaaataatatggTAGGTCTGTCACAATAGCAAATGTTGTTGTATATTATATTGACCCAGAAAATATTGTGATAAAAGATATCATTGTCATCACTTTGGAACCATTTCATACCACTGATATCATGAAAATATTAtagcacaataataataaccctTACAAAGTTGCAGCCTCAGCTTCATGATCAGTATTGATCAGTATTTGATTATTATGCAGTTGAATGGCAGAGATGAGCTGATATTTCtgattatataaattatattatgtacctttttttttaactaattcTTGGCATATTTGTGCTCATATTATCTGCTTTCTTTGACTTGAATGGAAACCTGTTCCTACAGTGGGTTATTGTCGACTTTGTTTCACGTTCACGGTTGTGATGACACACAAAAAGATAAATCTCaagtaaaatgaattaattgtgtttatttatttatttataccatatgtattaatttgatttcactttACACAATGTTGCTGTGAAAAATAATTCAGGTTGCATGTATACGTAGGTCATTTTGTGATTATATGTGATATGATACACAGACAACAACATTATTGGTTTAAGTTTCAGTGAGAGTCCATCACTGTCCATCAGAGGATCAGTGGAAAGTAACAATTTGATACATCAAAGGACTAGAGGCACAGGTTGCCTCTAGTCCAAAAGGAACAGGTTGCCTCTAGTCCTTTGATGTATCAAAACTGCACTTTGGGTATAGACTCCTTTACAACTGACATGAGAACGTCACTACCTGCTGCAAACCACCGCTGGTGTAAGAAGAGAAACGTCAATTTCCACAGTACTCGAAATACGAAATGGCAGAAAATCTAGTTTCACACAGCtgtttgacagaaaataaagcagGTATGTATATTTCAATAAACAGTAACTGGGAATTAttgagtacatttactcaaatacGCTACTATGTCTACGATATCTCCAGGTAAATATGTCAAAGGAGCAGACTTTTGTTGAACAAAGTCAAAAAGTTGTATAATCCACAATGTGAAGAAAAAGATTTGTTTAGTAGGAAAGAGATGAAGcagaatgtgttgtttaaagttCAGGGAACAACAGGGTTGATGATTTGTATGTTCAGGGTTGATGAAGCTGGGTGAGGAAGGGGAATATGAAGCATTGAATGTTGGGCTAATGGCACCAGCTTTCACTCTGCCCCTGCTGACTCCATATTGTAACCTTCTTATGTTCTTCTTCTTGGTCACAGATGAACAGATGCAGTCAGGGGATTTTGAGGCACCACAGAGCAAAATACTGTGCAGTGGCACCAACAGCTACCTCATAACTGAAATGTGCGGAGAGGGGGCCTTTGGCAAAGTTGTCAAGGCCGTAAACATGGCCACATCCCAAGAAGTGGCCATCAAAATCCTCAAACGTGAGGATGCTGCTCGAAGAGAGGTATGTAATCTTGTTCATTTTGAGGTTTTGTTTCACATTGTCTTACTCCTAACTTGTTTCTTAGAATAACTGTTGAGACCATGCTGTGTCACCTACACCTCCTATAtcctgtttcctctttcctccacaGATGTGGATGCTTAAGGCAGTGAGCGCTCTTGACCCCACCAAAAGCAACGTGGTCGACTTCATTGAGCGGTTTCAGGACGGCGGACAGACCTGTCTGGTGTTTGAGCGGCTGGACATGAACCTGTACCAGCTGCTGCAACAACGACGTGGACATCCGCTGAATCTGAGTGAGATTCGGCCCATTGCTCACCAGGTAAACATGATGTGACTCCTTAATCAATCCATCATCGAGTGGTAACATACCTGTTTGTCTTCTAGATCTGTAAATAACATTTGacattgtttctgcagttgcTGACAACTTTTGCCGCACTGGAGAGCATTGGGGTGATCCACACAGACCTCAAACCAGACAATGTGATGCTGGTGAACCACGAGAGGGAGCCCTTCAGGGTGAAACTCATCGATTTTGGTGTGTCCTTCATGAGGTCAGAGAACACGCGTGGCATGAAAACCCAGCCCATAGGCTTCAGGTAGGATCGATGTGCCAACctgtgcacttgtgtgtttgtgttgtaaatgaTCTAGCAGAAATTGTCTTCAGCAAACatgatgaatttgactttgtatttatgttggtTCTTGTTTTCACTCACAGGTCACCTGAAGTCACCCTGGGCCTCCCTGTGTCAGAGGCCATTGATATGTGGGGTCTGGGCTGCATCCTCCTTTTCCTTTACCTCGCCAACCACCCGTTTTCAGTGGACTGCGAGTACCAGGGAGTAAGTATTCAAAGATTTAAATGCAACAACTGTTACATTCGgccacaaaaacatgttcagaCCAACAGGAGACTTGATTTTGGCTGATGTGATTTTCGTTATTCTCTGTCCAGATGAAGGGAATTGTAGACATGCTGGGTCAGCCAGATGATGACTTCCTCAAGGCTGGAATATACAGCCACCAATTTTTCATGGAGGACAAGCACTGGTGCAACCCAGGGTGGTCGATAAAGGTATTTTAACCAGTTTTAGAATATTTTTCTCCCACTCAGACAATAGCTCTTTCCAATGTTGAACACATTATAAAGTAACTGAccaacatgttttcttcctgtAGACCCCAAGTGAGTTTGAAAGTGGGACTGGCATCCAGGTCAAGGAGTGGGCCGGTGACATTGGAAGCCTGAATGACCTGATCACAGTAAGTCGTCCATTTCGTTACTAAAGAAAGAATAAGTACCAAGTTTCTCTGCTGTTGAGAGACATGAAGTAGTTCAACTGTCACCTACTTTGTTTGAAATCCAGCTTCACCCAGTGCTGAATGGATCCATTGAGCTCCAGGACAGGAGAGCATTCGTCAGTCTGCTAAAAGGCCTCCTTCAGATTGACCCCAGGAGGAGGCTAACGCCACAGAGGGGTCTCTCCCACCCCTTTCTTACCATGGTCCACCTGATGGATAACATGGAAAGCCCATAGTAAGTAACTGGTTTCAGTCGTAGATGTATTAAGGGAATGAGTTGTTGATTGATTGTTCACTGACTAATCtgctgatttgtgtttttttcagtgtaatGCATTGTCTGGACAGCATGGGGGTCTTAGACTTGGACGACTACGATGATGAGGAAGACTTTTGCTCAGATGTTGTGGCTGAGGAAGACCCCTGGGTGGAGGAGGCTTCAGTCGTCCCACAGTCAGAGGACAcaggctcagctcctcctcactccaGTGTCAGGGTTGAAGAGCTGGACCCCCCATGTGAtgagactgcagctgctggctcATCAGATGTTGTGGCTGAGGAAGACCCCTGGGTGGAGGAAGCATCAGTTGGAGCACAGTCAGAGGACAcaggctcagctcctcctcactccaGTGTCAGGGTTGAAGAGCTGGACCCCCCATGTGATGACACTGCAGCTGAGAGCCAACAATTACCTGATGCAGCTCAAGAGACACAGCTCTGTGAAGACACTCGTCCTGCCAGAGTCAGCAgactgaagaggatgaggaagttTTTTGGCAGAATTGTAAAGAGAGTGAAGAGATTGTTCAGATGAACTTGGATGAGGGACAAGtggaaattaattttaattaaagtataaatgtaaataaattaaaaaaaaataaataaaagtgttaagtaacattttcttgttttgttgtttaacCAGTcactttaaaaacttaaaatacacatgtaaTAATATCgaaaaaaataagcaaaattaaaaatccATATACAGTTACCAtcagatgtgtttatttctaaacTGCCCCACATCATCAAGATGACCCTGAAACTTTGTGCAGCATTGCCATCTAGTGGCTTTGGTGAGGTACTCAGGGTACCTTTCTTTCTGCCTTTAACCGGATTTAATCAAATGTCTCTTTGAAGAAGGatacattcaaatattttatatgatGATTCCAGTCACCCCAACATTGAAACTGTCTGATAACCACAGCTAAAGCAACACTTAAACAAAACAAGTTCATACAGTCAAAGAAAACCATTGAAATATCCAAGACTCTGTTAAGTTTCTGAACAATCCATTAATTCCATACCACTGATGAACAGAATAATGAGGGGTAGACAGGGGCATCTTTACAAAAGAGGAAACATCCTTAAAGCAAAATGGCTTGAAAGCAGCAGGAAAGAAACAGCCGAGGTCCTAAAGGTCAAAATGGAATACAATCTAATAAATACAGACTAAAACTCAGTTCTACTCGCTAAATATTTAATCTAATGTTGAGAGAGTAAAAAGCCCAAGAACACACCCTCTCCCCTTTCAAATGTGgccacatgaaaaagaatctatGTGGTCATCATAATGAAGAACCTGGTGGGATGGCTGGCTGTAATACTTGATGCACCCCCAACCTGCTCCAAACTCTAGGTAACTGGGTTTTTCCTTGGTACCACCCTCTTACTGGTTTTGCTCTATTTTCTGTTTGGACCAAGGTTCATTGATTCACAGTTTCTATACTACaagttattttctattttgactgcagcaaaaaaaaacaggttcaGACTGAATGATACTGTGACAGGTTGAGAGGATCTCATTCGTTTTTGGAATGATCAGATCCATCGTTTGCATGTTTGGATAGCATGCACATAAATTGTCTTGTTTGTGCTGTAAATTGAAAATATAGGGAAAATAAATTCCATGATTTTGAGTTATATGCCATCATTAAACATTGTgtgtgaagctacagtaaaatgaAGAGCTGTTTGGGCAATGATCCATATAAATCAGCactgtatttttgtttcataCAAAGTTAAGTGTCTTGTCTTTATGCTGAGCTGCTACAGTAAGAAAAAAGATGTGACCCTCATCATTACTCTTATGAGACACACAGTATGGTATTAGCCAATGAGAAAATCTATTTAAAGAAATCATGGTTGAACTTTTAGGTTCAGTTCTGTGAGTCTGCACTAATACAATCATTTACTAATATTCACCATAACATGGCAACGTGCCACACTCTCATAACGGGGCTACTATAA is part of the Paralichthys olivaceus isolate ysfri-2021 chromosome 18, ASM2471397v2, whole genome shotgun sequence genome and encodes:
- the LOC138405421 gene encoding homeodomain-interacting protein kinase 2-like isoform X1, with translation MAENLVSHSCLTENKADEQMQSGDFEAPQSKILCSGTNSYLITEMCGEGAFGKVVKAVNMATSQEVAIKILKREDAARREMWMLKAVSALDPTKSNVVDFIERFQDGGQTCLVFERLDMNLYQLLQQRRGHPLNLSEIRPIAHQLLTTFAALESIGVIHTDLKPDNVMLVNHEREPFRVKLIDFGVSFMRSENTRGMKTQPIGFRSPEVTLGLPVSEAIDMWGLGCILLFLYLANHPFSVDCEYQGMKGIVDMLGQPDDDFLKAGIYSHQFFMEDKHWCNPGWSIKTPSEFESGTGIQVKEWAGDIGSLNDLITLHPVLNGSIELQDRRAFVSLLKGLLQIDPRRRLTPQRGLSHPFLTMVHLMDNMESPYVMHCLDSMGVLDLDDYDDEEDFCSDVVAEEDPWVEEASVVPQSEDTGSAPPHSSVRVEELDPPCDETAAAGSSDVVAEEDPWVEEASVGAQSEDTGSAPPHSSVRVEELDPPCDDTAAESQQLPDAAQETQLCEDTRPARVSRLKRMRKFFGRIVKRVKRLFR
- the LOC138405421 gene encoding homeodomain-interacting protein kinase 2-like isoform X2 → MSTISPDEQMQSGDFEAPQSKILCSGTNSYLITEMCGEGAFGKVVKAVNMATSQEVAIKILKREDAARREMWMLKAVSALDPTKSNVVDFIERFQDGGQTCLVFERLDMNLYQLLQQRRGHPLNLSEIRPIAHQLLTTFAALESIGVIHTDLKPDNVMLVNHEREPFRVKLIDFGVSFMRSENTRGMKTQPIGFRSPEVTLGLPVSEAIDMWGLGCILLFLYLANHPFSVDCEYQGMKGIVDMLGQPDDDFLKAGIYSHQFFMEDKHWCNPGWSIKTPSEFESGTGIQVKEWAGDIGSLNDLITLHPVLNGSIELQDRRAFVSLLKGLLQIDPRRRLTPQRGLSHPFLTMVHLMDNMESPYVMHCLDSMGVLDLDDYDDEEDFCSDVVAEEDPWVEEASVVPQSEDTGSAPPHSSVRVEELDPPCDETAAAGSSDVVAEEDPWVEEASVGAQSEDTGSAPPHSSVRVEELDPPCDDTAAESQQLPDAAQETQLCEDTRPARVSRLKRMRKFFGRIVKRVKRLFR